The window AAAAACAATCTCTTGATTGATTTGTTCTAATACCTCTTGGGCCTCTTTATCGGTGGAATTCAAAACCTTTCCGTTTTTTATGATTACTATTTTTTTTCCTTCGCAATCACAATAACTTGCTTTACCCAATAAAGAAAAAGGGGATAAAAGCCATGTAAAGAAAAGTAGGATAGCCAGTCCCGAGCGCATTTTCCCTCCTTCTTTTCACAAAGGCTCTATACAAATTATCCGGAATTTTAAACTTTGCAAAACGAAGGCTGTTAAGCCACCGGGATATTCCCCTTGAAGGGGTGGGAAAAGATTCTTGAATCTTCGAGCTGATCAAATACGGGTTGAAACCAATTTTTGACCCGTTGCCTGAGAAGAATAGGAACCGAGTTGTCATGAGCGAGGAGGGATGGTCTTGATCCCGTTTTGACCAATTGTTGCATCGCTTCTTGCAAGAGGGTTGAGATTTTAATCTCGATAGGCAGATAACTTTTTCTAAATTGCTGCCCGGCCTTAGAATCAAAATAATCGCTGAAATGGGCAAGTTTTGAATGCATCATGTTTTTTGCAACCAGGTACCTGCAAGAGTCTTGAAAAACAGCAGCCCAATCGAAAATCCCTCCAGCAGATCCCGGATAAGGGGTAACCGATCCCACGGCTATCACCTCTACTTTCATTTCCGTAAGGACCTGGGGAGTAATCAGCTCCTTCCACCATCCCTTGATTTCGGCTCCACTATTGGCGGGAAGATCGACAAGGGTATATTCATTTTC is drawn from Methylacidiphilum infernorum V4 and contains these coding sequences:
- a CDS encoding nucleotide-binding protein codes for the protein MLKSYLFMTIGAKGGTGKTTAMLLIADWLLSKGKNVQIIEADLENSGKAGGISHWFEDCLRVDIRSARECDMILETAAENEYTLVDLPANSGAEIKGWWKELITPQVLTEMKVEVIAVGSVTPYPGSAGGIFDWAAVFQDSCRYLVAKNMMHSKLAHFSDYFDSKAGQQFRKSYLPIEIKISTLLQEAMQQLVKTGSRPSLLAHDNSVPILLRQRVKNWFQPVFDQLEDSRIFSHPFKGNIPVA